A genomic region of Nostoc sp. UHCC 0702 contains the following coding sequences:
- the proC gene encoding pyrroline-5-carboxylate reductase — protein sequence MLGDLQIAFIGGGTMGEMIISRLLSTKIVQKPDLIIVSEPLSTRCLHLEREYGVRTTTSNIEAVQGASIVILAVKPQVLASVMAMLKDKISPDALVISIVGGVNVLSLCQGLNHPAVVRTMPNIAVQVGHGTTVWSASSSVTEIQRSHTQVILQALGKEFATQNEHYLDMATALSSAGTGFIFLYIEAMIDAGVQMGLTRAQAQELTLHTIAGSVELMFQTDEHPAVLRNKVTSPGGVTAAGLYELEKGGMRTVISNAVLAALSRTQQLGDIS from the coding sequence ATGCTGGGAGATTTACAAATTGCCTTTATCGGCGGTGGCACGATGGGCGAAATGATAATTAGTAGATTGTTATCGACGAAAATTGTGCAAAAACCCGATCTAATTATAGTCAGTGAGCCACTTTCTACGCGATGCCTTCATTTAGAGAGGGAATATGGAGTACGTACTACAACTTCCAATATAGAAGCCGTGCAAGGCGCATCCATTGTGATATTGGCGGTGAAGCCGCAGGTTTTGGCCTCTGTGATGGCTATGCTGAAGGATAAAATTTCACCTGATGCTTTAGTGATTAGTATTGTGGGTGGAGTGAATGTTCTATCTCTGTGCCAAGGGTTAAATCATCCTGCTGTTGTCCGGACAATGCCCAACATTGCAGTACAAGTTGGTCATGGGACTACGGTGTGGAGCGCATCATCAAGCGTGACAGAGATACAGCGATCGCATACCCAAGTCATTTTACAAGCATTAGGCAAGGAATTTGCTACCCAAAATGAGCATTACCTGGATATGGCAACAGCGTTGAGTAGCGCCGGGACTGGATTTATATTTCTGTACATTGAAGCGATGATTGATGCTGGCGTTCAGATGGGTTTAACTCGCGCCCAAGCTCAAGAATTAACATTGCATACAATTGCTGGCAGTGTAGAACTGATGTTTCAGACTGATGAACATCCAGCCGTCTTACGCAACAAGGTAACTAGTCCTGGGGGAGTGACTGCTGCTGGTCTTTACGAGTTAGAAAAAGGTGGTATGCGAACTGTCATTTCTAATGCAGTGCTTGCTGCTTTGAGCCGCACTCAACAGTTAGGTGATATCAGTTGA
- a CDS encoding zinc-binding dehydrogenase, with product MPLAAVMTAPNQPVKVQQLPDPILEKGGIIIETLYSEVCGTDVHLLRGHLEGVPYPIIPGHFSVGRVVETGGGVSDVNGKLIQPGAIVTFLDVHETCYNCWYCLVAKASTRCPQRKVYGVTYSAKDGLLGGWSELIYLKPGVKVLTLPEEVSPKQFIAGGCALPTALHAIDRAQIQIGDVVVVQGCGPVGLSVAILALLSGAGKVIVIDKYESRLVVAKSFGVDETLVIEANNPQQHIERVLELTHGHGADVTIEATGIPIAVKEGLNMTRNGGRYVIVGHYTNTGEILINPHLEINLKHIDIRGTWGIDFSHFYRMIELLKRHSDASKNIAWSSIITRTYTLEEINQALADVEQGSVLKAVIVPNLS from the coding sequence ATGCCCTTAGCAGCTGTGATGACTGCACCGAATCAGCCAGTTAAAGTGCAACAATTACCAGACCCTATCCTAGAAAAGGGTGGAATCATTATTGAAACCTTATATTCTGAGGTTTGTGGGACTGATGTACATTTACTACGTGGGCATTTAGAGGGAGTACCTTATCCAATTATCCCCGGTCACTTCTCAGTCGGTCGTGTGGTGGAAACAGGTGGAGGGGTTAGTGATGTCAATGGTAAATTAATTCAGCCTGGAGCGATCGTCACTTTTTTGGATGTTCATGAAACCTGTTACAACTGCTGGTATTGTCTAGTAGCCAAAGCATCCACTCGCTGTCCACAACGCAAAGTTTATGGTGTCACCTACTCAGCCAAAGATGGGTTATTGGGTGGTTGGTCTGAACTAATTTACCTCAAACCAGGGGTTAAAGTTCTCACTTTGCCCGAAGAAGTGTCACCAAAGCAATTCATTGCTGGGGGGTGTGCTTTACCAACTGCACTACATGCAATCGATCGAGCGCAGATTCAAATTGGTGATGTTGTTGTGGTGCAGGGTTGCGGGCCTGTAGGTTTAAGTGTGGCAATTCTAGCTTTGCTCTCTGGTGCGGGCAAAGTGATTGTCATTGATAAATATGAGAGTCGATTAGTAGTTGCCAAATCCTTCGGTGTAGATGAAACCCTGGTAATTGAGGCTAACAATCCACAACAACATATTGAGCGGGTTTTGGAATTGACCCACGGACACGGTGCTGATGTCACTATTGAAGCAACAGGCATTCCTATTGCTGTCAAAGAGGGCTTGAATATGACCAGAAATGGAGGCCGCTATGTTATTGTCGGGCATTACACTAACACCGGTGAGATTCTGATCAATCCCCACTTAGAGATTAATCTCAAACATATTGATATTCGCGGAACTTGGGGAATTGATTTCAGCCATTTTTACAGAATGATTGAATTACTAAAACGTCATAGTGATGCCAGCAAAAATATTGCTTGGTCAAGCATAATTACTCGTACATACACATTAGAAGAAATTAATCAAGCGCTCGCAGATGTAGAGCAAGGTTCTGTATTAAAAGCTGTGATTGTGCCCAATCTATCTTGA
- a CDS encoding phytanoyl-CoA dioxygenase family protein: MELTKDQVEYYREHGLLFIPELFSTKEVEAMHAAVEDLITKDTPGRMLEKDNKTVRALHGCHTTTEIFDSLVRHPSLLTSACEILNSDVYVYQFKINFKAAFGGDLWPWHQDFVFWDQEDGMPSPKALNVAVFLDEFNEFNGPMYFIPGSHKESLVHLGQIESSEVNGQKNDWKTNVSAALKYSLGKETIAKLANETGMVAPKGPSGSVLFFHCNLVHGSAPNISPYDRRLLIITYNSVENIPSFKGQPRPEFLVSRDHTPLKPLLDKVLI, from the coding sequence ATGGAATTAACGAAAGACCAAGTAGAATATTATAGAGAACATGGGCTACTATTTATCCCAGAGCTTTTTTCGACAAAAGAAGTAGAGGCAATGCACGCTGCTGTTGAGGATTTGATAACAAAAGATACACCAGGACGGATGTTAGAAAAAGACAATAAAACAGTGCGCGCTCTTCATGGATGCCACACTACCACAGAAATTTTTGATTCCTTGGTTCGACACCCCAGTCTCCTAACATCTGCCTGCGAAATTCTCAATAGTGATGTATATGTTTACCAATTTAAAATCAACTTTAAAGCAGCTTTTGGAGGAGATTTATGGCCGTGGCATCAAGATTTTGTATTTTGGGATCAAGAAGATGGTATGCCATCCCCTAAAGCATTAAATGTAGCAGTTTTCTTGGATGAATTTAATGAATTTAACGGCCCTATGTATTTCATTCCTGGTTCTCACAAAGAGAGCCTTGTTCACTTAGGACAAATAGAGTCCTCTGAAGTTAATGGTCAAAAAAATGACTGGAAAACTAATGTCAGTGCTGCTCTCAAGTACTCCCTCGGTAAAGAAACGATCGCCAAACTAGCTAATGAAACAGGTATGGTCGCACCAAAAGGCCCTTCAGGGTCTGTCCTTTTCTTCCACTGTAATTTAGTACACGGATCAGCACCCAACATTTCTCCCTACGACCGCAGGCTCCTCATTATCACTTATAATAGCGTCGAAAATATACCAAGCTTCAAGGGGCAACCCAGACCAGAATTCTTAGTGAGCCGCGACCATACACCACTCAAGCCTCTATTGGACAAAGTTCTTATTTAA